TTAGAAGCTCATGTTCCGTCAGGGATTTCCGCCAGCAGCTCGTCCAACTTGAGGGGACGGGTGAACATTTCGAGCTTTCCGTCCGGCGTTTTGGGCCAGCGCTCCCGCGGGCGGTCCCAATAGAGTTCAATGCCGTTGCCGTCCGGGTCGGAGAGATAGAGCGCTTCACTTACACCGTGGTCGCTGGCCCCTTGGAGCGGAATTCTGGCTTTTTGCAACCGGCGCAAAGCATCCGCCAAGGCCGCGCGGGAGGGGTAGCGGATGGCGAAATGGTACAGACCCGTGGAGCCGGGGGGCGGCGGATGGCCGCCCCGGGACTCCCAGGTGTTCAGCCCGATGTGGTGATGGTATCCTCCGGCGGAAACAAAGGCGGCTTCCTCTCCCATTTTCTGCATCAACTCAAAGCCGAGCACGCCGCAGTAAAAATCAAGGGCGCGCTCCAGATCGGCCACTTTGAGATGAACGTGGCCGATTTCCACCCGCCCGTCAACGGGACGGCTGTCTTTTTGATTTTTCACCCGGCTCCTCCTGCTACATCGTCTGCGGCGGGGCCGAAGGCTGCGGACGCGGCAAAGGGCGCAGGCTGTCGGCGGGGTGTTTCGATTCCATCGCTTTGCGGGCCTCGATGCTCCAGTTGATTACGGCCGACTTTTCCGCCGGGGAGAGCCGGTCCTCCCGGTGCATCCAGAGGTAGGGCGGCAGGGGCATTTTGTCCGCCTCGACCATTTCCTGAATTTCCTCCAGCTTGTGATACTGCCGCCGCAGGGAGTAATTGGCGAATTCATCGAAATTCAAATGGCCTTTTCCGTCGCGGATGTGGCCGGCCAGCCACCAGCCGGCCGGCTGGACCTCCGCGTACCAGGGGTATTCGGTGTTGTTGCTGTGGCAGTTGTAGCAGGAGCGGCGCAAAACCGAATCCACCCCCGCCGGGATGAGTATCTCCTGGGCGATGTTGTTTTCCGCCGGAACCAACGTGGCGTTTTTTTCCGGCCGGATGAATTGGACGGCCGCCAGCGCCGCCGCCAGAACCCAAAGGATTTTCTTGTAGAATTTCACAGCCGTCCTTTCGCTTGATTTTGGCTGGGGCGCTAGGATTCGAACCTAGGAATGCGGGATCCAAAGTCCCGTGCCTTACCAGCTTGGCTACGCCCCAAACGGGAGCAATATACATTTTTTGACGGCAGAAGGACACCCGCTGGCGCCGGATGGTTTTTGTATTTGGTGCGGGCGCACAGTACAAAAGTCAATGTGCGCCACCGAAACAGGAGGTCTCGGATTATCGGCCCAGTTTTTCCTTGAAAACCTTGGTCAGGGCTGGGAGGATTTCGAACAGGTCGCCGACGATGCCGTAGGTGGCCACGCCGAAAATGGGGGCGTCTTTATCCCGGTTGATCGCCACGATGACACTGGAGGATTGCATCCCGACTAAGTGCTGGATGGCGCCGGAGATGCCGCAGGCGAAATAGAGCTTGGGGTTCACCGTCCGCCCGGTCTGGCCGACCTGATGGGCGTAGGGAATCCAGCCGGCGTCCACCACGGCGCGGGAAGCCCCCACGGCGCCGCCGACGGCGGCGGCCAGGTCGCGAATCAGCGCAAAATTGGCCGGCTCCCGCAACCCCCGTCCGCCCGATACAATGATGTCGGCATCCCCCAGGTTCACGGTTTGGGCCTCCTCCTTCACTTTTTCCAAAACGTCGGCGCGGACGTTCAGAGCCAGCCAATCGACGACACCGGCTTTGATTTCCCCGCTTTTGGCTGCGTCCGGTTTTGCGGCCGGAAACGATTTCGGTCGGGCGGTCAAAAGGGCGGGCGTTTTTTCGATTTTTATTTTCTGGTAGATGTTGCCGCCGTAGGATGGGCGGATGACCGTGGTATTGGATTCGACTTTGGAGACGTCGGTTATCAGGGGAAGTTTAAGCTGGGCTGCCAGGCGGGGAAAGAGGGATTTGCCGGCGAAGGCGGCGGCTCCCAGAATCAAATCCGGTTTGGCTTCGGCGGCGACCTTTGCTGTGAGCGCCACGTACGCTTCGTCCACGAAGTATTTCAGCTTCGGGTCTGAAAAGGTGTAAATCGTTTTGACGCCGAGCTGGCCCAAGGTTTTGGCCGCCTCGACCGTGTTTTCACCCAAAACGACGGCGGAAATTTCGGTTGCGCCAAGGGCTTGGGCGAACGTGACAAGCTCGGCGGCTGTCAATGCAAGTTTTCCTTCCTTCTGCTCGGCAAATATCAGCGTTTTCATCTTTTTTTCTATTTTCTATTCCGCCAAGCGGATAATACCGCTTCGTACACTTCGCGCAAGGGGATGTTACGCTCGCGGGCCACCCGGGCGCAGTCCTCAAACTCCGGGGAGATTTTTTCTGCGCCGTCGGAAAAGGCCCGTTTGGCTTTCAGACGACCAAAAACCGTCTCGATTTCCAGCATTTCCCGCTCCAATTTGTGGCGGTGGGCGGTCTTGTAACGAATGCCGATGGAACCGGTTTCGGCGAAAATGGCTTGCGTTAACGAAGGTTCGTTTATCTGCAGGCACAAGACAGTCAAGAGCTGGGCCGGGCGGTTTTTTTTCATCAGAATCGGGGTGTAGTAAACGTCTAAAGCCCCCAATCCGAGCAGTTTTTCCGAGAGAAAGCCCAAAAGCTCCGGCGCCGTGTTGTCAATCTGCGTTTCCAGAACCGTAACCTCGTCGCTGGCGTACATTTTCTTCTGCTCCCCGAGCCAAAGCCGGAGCAAATTGGGGGTTTCCTTGAAGTCGGCGAAACCCGCGCCGTAGCCCGCTTTTTCGGCCTGGAAAGAAAGTTTCGGTTCGTAAGCTGCCAAGGCGGTGATGACCGCCGCGCCCGTAGGCGTAACCTGCTCTCCTTCTACTTCTGTTTGCCGCACGGGAAAACCGGAAACCAGTTCCGCCACGGCAGGTGGGGGGACCGGCATTTTCCCGTGGGCAACGGAGATGCTCCCCTTTCCCATCGGAAATGGTGATGTGTAGAATTTCTCGATGCCGAAATAATCAAAGCCGATGGCGGCGCCGGTGACATCCAGCAGGGTGTCCAGCCCCCCCACTTCGTGAAAGTGGACTTTTTCGACTTCCGTGCGGTGCACTTTGGCTTCCGCTTGGGCCAAACGCAAAAAGACGGCGTAACTTTGGACTTTCACTTTTTCGGAAAGTGAGGAATCGTCCAAAAGCTTTTTGAAGTGGCTCAAGTGGCGCTGCTTTTTTTCGTCCGGAACCTGCAATTTCATCAACGTAGCGCCGATATTTTGCCGCGCGGTCTTTTCAAGTTCCAGTTTCCAACCGGAAAGGCCGAGTTTTTTCCATT
This DNA window, taken from Verrucomicrobiia bacterium, encodes the following:
- a CDS encoding VOC family protein, which encodes MKNQKDSRPVDGRVEIGHVHLKVADLERALDFYCGVLGFELMQKMGEEAAFVSAGGYHHHIGLNTWESRGGHPPPPGSTGLYHFAIRYPSRAALADALRRLQKARIPLQGASDHGVSEALYLSDPDGNGIELYWDRPRERWPKTPDGKLEMFTRPLKLDELLAEIPDGT
- a CDS encoding heme-binding domain-containing protein encodes the protein MKFYKKILWVLAAALAAVQFIRPEKNATLVPAENNIAQEILIPAGVDSVLRRSCYNCHSNNTEYPWYAEVQPAGWWLAGHIRDGKGHLNFDEFANYSLRRQYHKLEEIQEMVEADKMPLPPYLWMHREDRLSPAEKSAVINWSIEARKAMESKHPADSLRPLPRPQPSAPPQTM
- a CDS encoding electron transfer flavoprotein subunit alpha/FixB family protein; this encodes MKTLIFAEQKEGKLALTAAELVTFAQALGATEISAVVLGENTVEAAKTLGQLGVKTIYTFSDPKLKYFVDEAYVALTAKVAAEAKPDLILGAAAFAGKSLFPRLAAQLKLPLITDVSKVESNTTVIRPSYGGNIYQKIKIEKTPALLTARPKSFPAAKPDAAKSGEIKAGVVDWLALNVRADVLEKVKEEAQTVNLGDADIIVSGGRGLREPANFALIRDLAAAVGGAVGASRAVVDAGWIPYAHQVGQTGRTVNPKLYFACGISGAIQHLVGMQSSSVIVAINRDKDAPIFGVATYGIVGDLFEILPALTKVFKEKLGR
- the larC gene encoding nickel pincer cofactor biosynthesis protein LarC, which gives rise to MKILYFDLVGGASGDMILGALVDLGLPVEHLQNEWKKLGLSGWKLELEKTARQNIGATLMKLQVPDEKKQRHLSHFKKLLDDSSLSEKVKVQSYAVFLRLAQAEAKVHRTEVEKVHFHEVGGLDTLLDVTGAAIGFDYFGIEKFYTSPFPMGKGSISVAHGKMPVPPPAVAELVSGFPVRQTEVEGEQVTPTGAAVITALAAYEPKLSFQAEKAGYGAGFADFKETPNLLRLWLGEQKKMYASDEVTVLETQIDNTAPELLGFLSEKLLGLGALDVYYTPILMKKNRPAQLLTVLCLQINEPSLTQAIFAETGSIGIRYKTAHRHKLEREMLEIETVFGRLKAKRAFSDGAEKISPEFEDCARVARERNIPLREVYEAVLSAWRNRK